In Scomber japonicus isolate fScoJap1 chromosome 21, fScoJap1.pri, whole genome shotgun sequence, one DNA window encodes the following:
- the psme2 gene encoding proteasome activator complex subunit 2, whose translation MSRAAALKISSSSAVQVENFRKSLYHEADNLFSSQIPLKIVQLDALLRDDAMSITDMSSLQAPLDIPIPDPPSPEDEEMETDKNEDEDKKKKKAPKCGFIKGNEKIMMLLDRVKPEIVALRETIIVVSCWIQYLIPKIEDGNDFGVAIQEKILERITAVKTKVDGFQTNINKYFSERGDAVGKASKETHVMDYRSLVHDKDEAIYSEIRVIVLDIRGFYAELYDIISKNLEKVTNPKGEEKPSMY comes from the exons ATGTCGAGGGCAGCAGCACTGAAgataagcagcagcagcgcaGTTCAG GTGGAAAACTTCCGCAAGTCTCTTTATCATGAG GCAGATAACCTGTTCTCCAGTCAAATCCCCTTGAAGATTGTGCAGTTGGATGCTCTGCTCAGG gatGATGCCATGAGTATCACAGACATGTCTTCACTCCAGGCTCCGCTGGACATCCCCATTCCTGACCCTCCATCCCCGGAGGACGAG GAAATGGAGACTGACAAGAACGAAGATgaggacaagaaaaagaagaaag CACCAAAATGTGGCTTCATCAAGGGGAATGAAAAGATTATGATGCTTCTGGATCGAGTGAAACCTGAGATTGTTGCTCTTCGAGAGACCATAATTGTT GTGTCCTGCTGGATTCAGTACCTCATCCCAAAAATAGAGGATGGGAATGACTTTGGTGTTGCCATTCAG GAGAAAATCTTGGAGAGAATCACTGCAGTAAAGACCAAAGTGGATGGTTTTCAGACCAACATCAACAA GTACTTCTCAGAGAGAGGAGATGCTGTTGGCAAAGCTTCCAAGGAAACTCATGTG ATGGACTATCGCTCACTTGTCCATGACAAGGACGAGGCTATCTACTCTGAAATCAGGGTGATTGTTCTCGACATCCGTGGATTCTAC GCTGAACTTTATGATATCATCAGCAAGAATCTTGAGAAGGTGACCAATccaaaaggagaggagaagccTTCCATGTATTGA
- the lsm5 gene encoding U6 snRNA-associated Sm-like protein LSm5, translating into MAATPTTNPSQLLPLELVDKCIGSRIHIVMKTDKEIVGTLLGFDDFVNMVLEDVTEFEITPEGRRITKLDQILLNGNNITMLIPGGEGPEV; encoded by the exons atggcGGCTACTCCAACTACAAACCCCTCACAGTTGCTCCCACTCG agcTGGTGGACAAATGTATCGGCTCTCGGATTCACATCGTCATGAAAACCGACAAAGAAATCGTCGGCACCCTGCTGGGGTTTGATGACTTTGTCA ACATGGTCTTAGAGGATGTGACAGAATT TGAAATCACAccagagggaaggaggataaCCAAACTGGATCAGATTCTGCTCAATGGCAATAACATCACTATG CTCATACCTGGAGGAGAAGGCCctgaagtatga